One window from the genome of Montipora foliosa isolate CH-2021 chromosome 5, ASM3666993v2, whole genome shotgun sequence encodes:
- the LOC138003016 gene encoding basic helix-loop-helix transcription factor amos-like has translation MNSQEAMRNHLQSQTQGKKMSSVTVQNSGKQVGAKTSASTRSLNLGMEHSKAKRLTDDEGSVTVHEKWANTANEWKSSTSSRPTGVRTTRQIRRNERERGRKARLNAAFQVLRSVVPSSVNTSGNDSERKMTQVEILRLAKNYISNLTELLRQDTNSYTLRSFNV, from the coding sequence ATGAATTCCCAAGAAGCGATGAGAAATCATCTGCAATCTCAGACTCAAGGGAAAAAGATGAGTTCAGTAACAGTTCAAAACAGTGGCAAACAGGTCGGAGCTAAGACAAGTGCAAGCACTCGATCATTAAACTTAGGAATGGAGCATTCGAAAGCCAAACGATTGACGGACGATGAAGGAAGTGTCACAGTGCATGAAAAATGGGCCAATACTGCAAATGAGTGGAAATCGTCGACGAGTTCTCGTCCGACTGGAGTTAGAACAACGCGTCAAATCAGGCGTAACGAACGAGAACGTGGAAGAAAGGCCCGTCTAAACGCAGCGTTTCAAGTCTTACGTTCCGTGGTTCCAAGTAGCGTGAACACGTCAGGGAATGACAGCGAACGAAAAATGACTCAAGTTGAGATTCTTCGCCTTGCAAAAAACTATATTTCTAATTTGACTGAACTCCTGAGGCAAGATACCAACTCCTACACTCTTCGATCATTCAATGTCTAA